Proteins from one Sarcophilus harrisii chromosome 2, mSarHar1.11, whole genome shotgun sequence genomic window:
- the GTF2A1L gene encoding TFIIA-alpha and beta-like factor isoform X1, translated as MVKSFCSYINFELSEAELHKVASLTLSSRVITAQWQESQDNCQVDIKSGKQPSKGLGSLHFRGIIVFGPENSVGVYECVSGPKLYRSVIEDVIEGVRELFTEEGIEEQVLKDLKQLWETKVMQSKATEGFFRNSHPGPLFTLQLPHNLHQTIQTSTASLVIPAGRTIPNFTTTELGTSNSSANYSLPSGIGYPIHVPAGVTLQTASGHLYKVNVPVMVTQTPGGASILQHPIQQIFQQLGQPSIIQTSVPQLNPASLQAAAEKSQRLETVLPQPTVLHPGAVERKHLENSATSETLTQPPVGSEHKTTPELLLSQQPNSLESPQYMNLPGVVFTPQASQTDSSGQPVVSVSGSITQTLDGEQLSSGSQDSFHQQSDAEVLILKNRMAENSSLKHPHTLEEPCSLPASEEESSTQMDLSIQTIDDIKEIIQIDGTGDTSSNEEIGSTRDVDENEFLGIIDAEDLKVLEEEGDSISNEDSTTNSSDNEEPQIDIVEEDPLNSGDDVSEQDVPDLFDTDNVIVCQYDKIHRSKNKWKFYLKDGVMCFGGRTHEYQFMREADKLRNVFG; from the exons ATGGTGAAGTCTTTTTGTTCGTATATAAATTTTgaattaagtgaggcagaattgcataaAGTTGccagcctcactctttcttccagagtcatcactgCCCAGTGGCAGGAGAGCCAAGACAACTGTCAGGTGGACATCAAAAGTGGAAAGCAGCCCTCTAAAGGGCTTGGCAGCCTTCACTTCAGAG GCATTATAGTATTTGGACCTGAAAACTCTGTGggtgtatatgagtgtgtgtctGGG cCCAAACTCTACAGATCTGTCATTGAAGATGTGATTGAAGGGGTTCGTGAGCTATTTACAGAAGAAGGGATAGAAGAACAAGTCCTGAAAGACTTAAAGCAG cTATGGGAGACGAAGGTGATGCAGTCTAAGGCAACAGAAGGTTTCTTCAGAAATAGTCACCCAGGCCCTCTCTTCACTTTGCAATTGCCACATAATTTGCACCAAACAATACAGACGTCAACAG CATCTTTAGTTATTCCTGCTGGTAGAACTATTCCAAATTTCACTACTACAGAACTG GGCACCTCAAATTCCAGTGCTAATTATAGCCTTCCCTCTGGTATTGGTTATCCCATTCATGTACCAGCAGGAGTGACTCTGCAAACAGCATCTG gACATCTTTATAAAGTGAATGTACCTGTTATGGTAACACAGACCCCTGGAGGAGCAAGTATCCTTCAGCATCCAATTCAGCAGATATTTCAGCAGCTCGGCCAACCTTCTATAATACAGACCAGTGTTCCACAGCTGAACCCAGCATCACTTCAAGCAGCTGCCGAAAAATCACAAAGACTGGAAACTGTTCTCCCACAGCCCACGGTCCTCCATCCTGGGGCGGTGGAAAGAAAGCATTTAGAGAACTCAGCCACCAGTGAGACCCTTACACAGCCACCTGTGGGGAGTGAACACAAAACCACACCTGAGCTACTGTTAAGTCAGCAGCCTAATTCCTTGGAAAGCCCCCAGTATATGAATCTCCCAGGTGTCGTATTTACTCCACAGGCTTCTCAAACAGATTCTAGTGGGCAGCCAGTGGTTAGTGTTTCAGGTAGTATCACTCAAACTCTGGATGGCGAACAGCTCTCCTCGGGCTCTCAGGACTCTTTTCACCAGCAGTCTGATGCGGAGGTGCTTATTCTCAAGAACAGAATGGCTGAAAATAGTTCCCTAAAGCATCCTCACACCCTAGAGGAGCCTTGCAGTCTCCCTGCCTCAGAAGAG gaATCCAGTACACAAATGGATTTGAGTATACAAACAATTGATGACATTAAAGAAATTATCCAAATAGATGGAACTGGAGATACAtcatcaaatgaagaaatagggaGTACGAGAGATGTGGATGAGAATGAATTTCTTGGTATTATTGATGCAGAAGATCTGAAAGTTCTTGAAGAAGAAGGTGATAGTATCTCAAATGAAGATTCAACCACTAATAGCAGTGATAATGAAGAGCCCCAAATAGACATTGTAGAGGAG GACCCTTTAAATTCTGGGGATGATGTTAGTGAGCAGGATGTGCCAGACCTGTTTGACACGGATAATGTAATAGTCTGTCAATATGACAAG
- the GTF2A1L gene encoding TFIIA-alpha and beta-like factor isoform X6 has translation MAYANPVPKLYRSVIEDVIEGVRELFTEEGIEEQVLKDLKQLWETKVMQSKATEGFFRNSHPGPLFTLQLPHNLHQTIQTSTASLVIPAGRTIPNFTTTELGTSNSSANYSLPSGIGYPIHVPAGVTLQTASGHLYKVNVPVMVTQTPGGASILQHPIQQIFQQLGQPSIIQTSVPQLNPASLQAAAEKSQRLETVLPQPTVLHPGAVERKHLENSATSETLTQPPVGSEHKTTPELLLSQQPNSLESPQYMNLPGVVFTPQASQTDSSGQPVVSVSGSITQTLDGEQLSSGSQDSFHQQSDAEVLILKNRMAENSSLKHPHTLEEPCSLPASEEESSTQMDLSIQTIDDIKEIIQIDGTGDTSSNEEIGSTRDVDENEFLGIIDAEDLKVLEEEGDSISNEDSTTNSSDNEEPQIDIVEEDPLNSGDDVSEQDVPDLFDTDNVIVCQYDKIHRSKNKWKFYLKDGVMCFGGKDYVFAKAIGDAEW, from the exons cCCAAACTCTACAGATCTGTCATTGAAGATGTGATTGAAGGGGTTCGTGAGCTATTTACAGAAGAAGGGATAGAAGAACAAGTCCTGAAAGACTTAAAGCAG cTATGGGAGACGAAGGTGATGCAGTCTAAGGCAACAGAAGGTTTCTTCAGAAATAGTCACCCAGGCCCTCTCTTCACTTTGCAATTGCCACATAATTTGCACCAAACAATACAGACGTCAACAG CATCTTTAGTTATTCCTGCTGGTAGAACTATTCCAAATTTCACTACTACAGAACTG GGCACCTCAAATTCCAGTGCTAATTATAGCCTTCCCTCTGGTATTGGTTATCCCATTCATGTACCAGCAGGAGTGACTCTGCAAACAGCATCTG gACATCTTTATAAAGTGAATGTACCTGTTATGGTAACACAGACCCCTGGAGGAGCAAGTATCCTTCAGCATCCAATTCAGCAGATATTTCAGCAGCTCGGCCAACCTTCTATAATACAGACCAGTGTTCCACAGCTGAACCCAGCATCACTTCAAGCAGCTGCCGAAAAATCACAAAGACTGGAAACTGTTCTCCCACAGCCCACGGTCCTCCATCCTGGGGCGGTGGAAAGAAAGCATTTAGAGAACTCAGCCACCAGTGAGACCCTTACACAGCCACCTGTGGGGAGTGAACACAAAACCACACCTGAGCTACTGTTAAGTCAGCAGCCTAATTCCTTGGAAAGCCCCCAGTATATGAATCTCCCAGGTGTCGTATTTACTCCACAGGCTTCTCAAACAGATTCTAGTGGGCAGCCAGTGGTTAGTGTTTCAGGTAGTATCACTCAAACTCTGGATGGCGAACAGCTCTCCTCGGGCTCTCAGGACTCTTTTCACCAGCAGTCTGATGCGGAGGTGCTTATTCTCAAGAACAGAATGGCTGAAAATAGTTCCCTAAAGCATCCTCACACCCTAGAGGAGCCTTGCAGTCTCCCTGCCTCAGAAGAG gaATCCAGTACACAAATGGATTTGAGTATACAAACAATTGATGACATTAAAGAAATTATCCAAATAGATGGAACTGGAGATACAtcatcaaatgaagaaatagggaGTACGAGAGATGTGGATGAGAATGAATTTCTTGGTATTATTGATGCAGAAGATCTGAAAGTTCTTGAAGAAGAAGGTGATAGTATCTCAAATGAAGATTCAACCACTAATAGCAGTGATAATGAAGAGCCCCAAATAGACATTGTAGAGGAG GACCCTTTAAATTCTGGGGATGATGTTAGTGAGCAGGATGTGCCAGACCTGTTTGACACGGATAATGTAATAGTCTGTCAATATGACAAG
- the GTF2A1L gene encoding TFIIA-alpha and beta-like factor isoform X5 codes for MAYANPVPKLYRSVIEDVIEGVRELFTEEGIEEQVLKDLKQLWETKVMQSKATEGFFRNSHPGPLFTLQLPHNLHQTIQTSTASLVIPAGRTIPNFTTTELGTSNSSANYSLPSGIGYPIHVPAGVTLQTASGHLYKVNVPVMVTQTPGGASILQHPIQQIFQQLGQPSIIQTSVPQLNPASLQAAAEKSQRLETVLPQPTVLHPGAVERKHLENSATSETLTQPPVGSEHKTTPELLLSQQPNSLESPQYMNLPGVVFTPQASQTDSSGQPVVSVSGSITQTLDGEQLSSGSQDSFHQQSDAEVLILKNRMAENSSLKHPHTLEEPCSLPASEEESSTQMDLSIQTIDDIKEIIQIDGTGDTSSNEEIGSTRDVDENEFLGIIDAEDLKVLEEEGDSISNEDSTTNSSDNEEPQIDIVEEDPLNSGDDVSEQDVPDLFDTDNVIVCQYDKIHRSKNKWKFYLKDGVMCFGGRTHEYQFMREADKLRNVFG; via the exons cCCAAACTCTACAGATCTGTCATTGAAGATGTGATTGAAGGGGTTCGTGAGCTATTTACAGAAGAAGGGATAGAAGAACAAGTCCTGAAAGACTTAAAGCAG cTATGGGAGACGAAGGTGATGCAGTCTAAGGCAACAGAAGGTTTCTTCAGAAATAGTCACCCAGGCCCTCTCTTCACTTTGCAATTGCCACATAATTTGCACCAAACAATACAGACGTCAACAG CATCTTTAGTTATTCCTGCTGGTAGAACTATTCCAAATTTCACTACTACAGAACTG GGCACCTCAAATTCCAGTGCTAATTATAGCCTTCCCTCTGGTATTGGTTATCCCATTCATGTACCAGCAGGAGTGACTCTGCAAACAGCATCTG gACATCTTTATAAAGTGAATGTACCTGTTATGGTAACACAGACCCCTGGAGGAGCAAGTATCCTTCAGCATCCAATTCAGCAGATATTTCAGCAGCTCGGCCAACCTTCTATAATACAGACCAGTGTTCCACAGCTGAACCCAGCATCACTTCAAGCAGCTGCCGAAAAATCACAAAGACTGGAAACTGTTCTCCCACAGCCCACGGTCCTCCATCCTGGGGCGGTGGAAAGAAAGCATTTAGAGAACTCAGCCACCAGTGAGACCCTTACACAGCCACCTGTGGGGAGTGAACACAAAACCACACCTGAGCTACTGTTAAGTCAGCAGCCTAATTCCTTGGAAAGCCCCCAGTATATGAATCTCCCAGGTGTCGTATTTACTCCACAGGCTTCTCAAACAGATTCTAGTGGGCAGCCAGTGGTTAGTGTTTCAGGTAGTATCACTCAAACTCTGGATGGCGAACAGCTCTCCTCGGGCTCTCAGGACTCTTTTCACCAGCAGTCTGATGCGGAGGTGCTTATTCTCAAGAACAGAATGGCTGAAAATAGTTCCCTAAAGCATCCTCACACCCTAGAGGAGCCTTGCAGTCTCCCTGCCTCAGAAGAG gaATCCAGTACACAAATGGATTTGAGTATACAAACAATTGATGACATTAAAGAAATTATCCAAATAGATGGAACTGGAGATACAtcatcaaatgaagaaatagggaGTACGAGAGATGTGGATGAGAATGAATTTCTTGGTATTATTGATGCAGAAGATCTGAAAGTTCTTGAAGAAGAAGGTGATAGTATCTCAAATGAAGATTCAACCACTAATAGCAGTGATAATGAAGAGCCCCAAATAGACATTGTAGAGGAG GACCCTTTAAATTCTGGGGATGATGTTAGTGAGCAGGATGTGCCAGACCTGTTTGACACGGATAATGTAATAGTCTGTCAATATGACAAG
- the GTF2A1L gene encoding TFIIA-alpha and beta-like factor isoform X3 — protein MVKSFCSYINFELSEAELHKVASLTLSSRVITAQWQESQDNCQVDIKSGKQPSKGLGSLHFRGIIVFGPENSVGVYECVSGPKLYRSVIEDVIEGVRELFTEEGIEEQVLKDLKQLWETKVMQSKATEGFFRNSHPGPLFTLQLPHNLHQTIQTSTASLVIPAGRTIPNFTTTELGTSNSSANYSLPSGIGYPIHVPAGVTLQTASGHLYKVNVPVMVTQTPGGASILQHPIQQIFQQLGQPSIIQTSVPQLNPASLQAAAEKSQRLETVLPQPTVLHPGAVERKHLENSATSETLTQPPVGSEHKTTPELLLSQQPNSLESPQYMNLPGVVFTPQASQTDSSGQPVVSVSGSITQTLDGEQLSSGSQDSFHQQSDAEVLILKNRMAENSSLKHPHTLEEPCSLPASEEESSTQMDLSIQTIDDIKEIIQIDGTGDTSSNEEIGSTRDVDENEFLGIIDAEDLKVLEEEGDSISNEDSTTNSSDNEEPQIDIVEEDPLNSGDDVSEQDVPDLFDTDNVIVCQYDKIHRSKNKWKFYLKDGVMCFGGS, from the exons ATGGTGAAGTCTTTTTGTTCGTATATAAATTTTgaattaagtgaggcagaattgcataaAGTTGccagcctcactctttcttccagagtcatcactgCCCAGTGGCAGGAGAGCCAAGACAACTGTCAGGTGGACATCAAAAGTGGAAAGCAGCCCTCTAAAGGGCTTGGCAGCCTTCACTTCAGAG GCATTATAGTATTTGGACCTGAAAACTCTGTGggtgtatatgagtgtgtgtctGGG cCCAAACTCTACAGATCTGTCATTGAAGATGTGATTGAAGGGGTTCGTGAGCTATTTACAGAAGAAGGGATAGAAGAACAAGTCCTGAAAGACTTAAAGCAG cTATGGGAGACGAAGGTGATGCAGTCTAAGGCAACAGAAGGTTTCTTCAGAAATAGTCACCCAGGCCCTCTCTTCACTTTGCAATTGCCACATAATTTGCACCAAACAATACAGACGTCAACAG CATCTTTAGTTATTCCTGCTGGTAGAACTATTCCAAATTTCACTACTACAGAACTG GGCACCTCAAATTCCAGTGCTAATTATAGCCTTCCCTCTGGTATTGGTTATCCCATTCATGTACCAGCAGGAGTGACTCTGCAAACAGCATCTG gACATCTTTATAAAGTGAATGTACCTGTTATGGTAACACAGACCCCTGGAGGAGCAAGTATCCTTCAGCATCCAATTCAGCAGATATTTCAGCAGCTCGGCCAACCTTCTATAATACAGACCAGTGTTCCACAGCTGAACCCAGCATCACTTCAAGCAGCTGCCGAAAAATCACAAAGACTGGAAACTGTTCTCCCACAGCCCACGGTCCTCCATCCTGGGGCGGTGGAAAGAAAGCATTTAGAGAACTCAGCCACCAGTGAGACCCTTACACAGCCACCTGTGGGGAGTGAACACAAAACCACACCTGAGCTACTGTTAAGTCAGCAGCCTAATTCCTTGGAAAGCCCCCAGTATATGAATCTCCCAGGTGTCGTATTTACTCCACAGGCTTCTCAAACAGATTCTAGTGGGCAGCCAGTGGTTAGTGTTTCAGGTAGTATCACTCAAACTCTGGATGGCGAACAGCTCTCCTCGGGCTCTCAGGACTCTTTTCACCAGCAGTCTGATGCGGAGGTGCTTATTCTCAAGAACAGAATGGCTGAAAATAGTTCCCTAAAGCATCCTCACACCCTAGAGGAGCCTTGCAGTCTCCCTGCCTCAGAAGAG gaATCCAGTACACAAATGGATTTGAGTATACAAACAATTGATGACATTAAAGAAATTATCCAAATAGATGGAACTGGAGATACAtcatcaaatgaagaaatagggaGTACGAGAGATGTGGATGAGAATGAATTTCTTGGTATTATTGATGCAGAAGATCTGAAAGTTCTTGAAGAAGAAGGTGATAGTATCTCAAATGAAGATTCAACCACTAATAGCAGTGATAATGAAGAGCCCCAAATAGACATTGTAGAGGAG GACCCTTTAAATTCTGGGGATGATGTTAGTGAGCAGGATGTGCCAGACCTGTTTGACACGGATAATGTAATAGTCTGTCAATATGACAAG
- the GTF2A1L gene encoding TFIIA-alpha and beta-like factor isoform X2 → MVKSFCSYINFELSEAELHKVASLTLSSRVITAQWQESQDNCQVDIKSGKQPSKGLGSLHFRGIIVFGPENSVGVYECVSGPKLYRSVIEDVIEGVRELFTEEGIEEQVLKDLKQLWETKVMQSKATEGFFRNSHPGPLFTLQLPHNLHQTIQTSTASLVIPAGRTIPNFTTTELGTSNSSANYSLPSGIGYPIHVPAGVTLQTASGHLYKVNVPVMVTQTPGGASILQHPIQQIFQQLGQPSIIQTSVPQLNPASLQAAAEKSQRLETVLPQPTVLHPGAVERKHLENSATSETLTQPPVGSEHKTTPELLLSQQPNSLESPQYMNLPGVVFTPQASQTDSSGQPVVSVSGSITQTLDGEQLSSGSQDSFHQQSDAEVLILKNRMAENSSLKHPHTLEEPCSLPASEEESSTQMDLSIQTIDDIKEIIQIDGTGDTSSNEEIGSTRDVDENEFLGIIDAEDLKVLEEEGDSISNEDSTTNSSDNEEPQIDIVEEDPLNSGDDVSEQDVPDLFDTDNVIVCQYDKIHRSKNKWKFYLKDGVMCFGGKDYVFAKAIGDAEW, encoded by the exons ATGGTGAAGTCTTTTTGTTCGTATATAAATTTTgaattaagtgaggcagaattgcataaAGTTGccagcctcactctttcttccagagtcatcactgCCCAGTGGCAGGAGAGCCAAGACAACTGTCAGGTGGACATCAAAAGTGGAAAGCAGCCCTCTAAAGGGCTTGGCAGCCTTCACTTCAGAG GCATTATAGTATTTGGACCTGAAAACTCTGTGggtgtatatgagtgtgtgtctGGG cCCAAACTCTACAGATCTGTCATTGAAGATGTGATTGAAGGGGTTCGTGAGCTATTTACAGAAGAAGGGATAGAAGAACAAGTCCTGAAAGACTTAAAGCAG cTATGGGAGACGAAGGTGATGCAGTCTAAGGCAACAGAAGGTTTCTTCAGAAATAGTCACCCAGGCCCTCTCTTCACTTTGCAATTGCCACATAATTTGCACCAAACAATACAGACGTCAACAG CATCTTTAGTTATTCCTGCTGGTAGAACTATTCCAAATTTCACTACTACAGAACTG GGCACCTCAAATTCCAGTGCTAATTATAGCCTTCCCTCTGGTATTGGTTATCCCATTCATGTACCAGCAGGAGTGACTCTGCAAACAGCATCTG gACATCTTTATAAAGTGAATGTACCTGTTATGGTAACACAGACCCCTGGAGGAGCAAGTATCCTTCAGCATCCAATTCAGCAGATATTTCAGCAGCTCGGCCAACCTTCTATAATACAGACCAGTGTTCCACAGCTGAACCCAGCATCACTTCAAGCAGCTGCCGAAAAATCACAAAGACTGGAAACTGTTCTCCCACAGCCCACGGTCCTCCATCCTGGGGCGGTGGAAAGAAAGCATTTAGAGAACTCAGCCACCAGTGAGACCCTTACACAGCCACCTGTGGGGAGTGAACACAAAACCACACCTGAGCTACTGTTAAGTCAGCAGCCTAATTCCTTGGAAAGCCCCCAGTATATGAATCTCCCAGGTGTCGTATTTACTCCACAGGCTTCTCAAACAGATTCTAGTGGGCAGCCAGTGGTTAGTGTTTCAGGTAGTATCACTCAAACTCTGGATGGCGAACAGCTCTCCTCGGGCTCTCAGGACTCTTTTCACCAGCAGTCTGATGCGGAGGTGCTTATTCTCAAGAACAGAATGGCTGAAAATAGTTCCCTAAAGCATCCTCACACCCTAGAGGAGCCTTGCAGTCTCCCTGCCTCAGAAGAG gaATCCAGTACACAAATGGATTTGAGTATACAAACAATTGATGACATTAAAGAAATTATCCAAATAGATGGAACTGGAGATACAtcatcaaatgaagaaatagggaGTACGAGAGATGTGGATGAGAATGAATTTCTTGGTATTATTGATGCAGAAGATCTGAAAGTTCTTGAAGAAGAAGGTGATAGTATCTCAAATGAAGATTCAACCACTAATAGCAGTGATAATGAAGAGCCCCAAATAGACATTGTAGAGGAG GACCCTTTAAATTCTGGGGATGATGTTAGTGAGCAGGATGTGCCAGACCTGTTTGACACGGATAATGTAATAGTCTGTCAATATGACAAG